One window from the genome of Paraconexibacter algicola encodes:
- a CDS encoding MFS transporter: MSARIRRTFDPLHVADYRRYFIAQLISTSGNWIQNVAAVWLMVSLTGDGLAVGLVPALQFVPLLLLGQVGGLLADRVDKRRLLLCTQLVMIIPAAALAVIAFLDAATPALIYAAVLLRGIAMALDGPARQALPIELVGPDRVVGAVALNSLAINASRIIGPAVAGLLIGVAGIAWCFVVDALTFVAMIVAVARLDPARMGAPARGPREPHAIRAGVAYVRRTPELLIPLGMMALVGLLAFNFQVLLALLASTTWGGDAWLFTAMTMAMAVGSIAGAVAIGGARDLGPAALVTSAAAFGVTDLLVAASPTVAVQLVALVLLGAASVTFSSGVTSVLQLRVDPQMRGRVMALYSLVFLGSTPFGAPLLGWIGEHAGPRAGLALGGLAALAAAVGAAVAYRRTGGGPPVPPVVRPRAAREREPVAA, from the coding sequence ATGAGCGCGCGCATCCGCCGCACGTTCGACCCCCTCCACGTCGCCGATTACCGGCGCTACTTCATCGCCCAGCTCATCTCGACGAGCGGCAACTGGATCCAGAACGTCGCCGCCGTCTGGCTCATGGTCTCGCTCACCGGCGACGGCCTCGCCGTCGGCCTCGTGCCCGCTCTGCAGTTCGTGCCGCTGCTGCTGCTCGGGCAGGTCGGCGGTCTGCTCGCCGACCGCGTCGACAAGCGCCGGCTGCTGCTCTGCACCCAGCTGGTGATGATCATCCCCGCGGCCGCCCTCGCCGTGATCGCCTTCCTCGACGCGGCGACCCCGGCGCTGATCTACGCGGCCGTGCTGCTGCGTGGAATCGCGATGGCGCTCGACGGTCCCGCACGGCAGGCGCTGCCGATCGAGCTCGTCGGGCCCGACCGCGTCGTCGGGGCGGTCGCGCTCAACAGCCTCGCGATCAACGCGTCGCGGATCATCGGCCCGGCCGTCGCCGGCCTGCTGATCGGCGTCGCCGGGATCGCCTGGTGCTTCGTCGTCGACGCGCTCACCTTCGTCGCGATGATCGTCGCCGTCGCGCGGCTCGACCCGGCGCGCATGGGCGCCCCCGCGCGCGGCCCGCGCGAGCCGCACGCGATCCGGGCCGGCGTCGCCTACGTCCGCCGCACGCCCGAGCTGCTGATCCCGCTGGGGATGATGGCCCTCGTCGGCCTGCTCGCCTTCAACTTCCAGGTCCTGCTCGCGCTGCTCGCGTCGACGACCTGGGGCGGCGACGCGTGGCTGTTCACCGCGATGACGATGGCGATGGCCGTCGGCTCGATCGCCGGCGCGGTGGCGATCGGCGGGGCGCGCGACCTCGGGCCGGCCGCGCTCGTCACGTCCGCGGCCGCGTTCGGGGTGACCGACCTGCTCGTCGCCGCCTCCCCCACCGTGGCGGTGCAGCTCGTCGCGCTCGTGCTGCTGGGTGCCGCGAGCGTCACGTTCTCCTCCGGCGTCACGTCGGTGCTCCAGCTGCGCGTCGACCCGCAGATGCGCGGTCGGGTGATGGCGCTCTACTCGCTCGTGTTCCTCGGCTCGACCCCGTTCGGCGCCCCGCTGCTCGGCTGGATCGGCGAGCACGCCGGCCCCCGTGCCGGCCTCGCGCTCGGTGGGCTGGCCGCCCTGGCCGCCGCCGTCGGCGCCGCCGTCGCCTACCGGCGCACCGGCGGCGGACCGCCCGTGCCGCCGGTCGTGCGGCCGCGCGCCGCGCGCGAGCGCGAGCCGGTCGCCGCCTAG
- the pfkB gene encoding 1-phosphofructokinase: protein MTVVTLTANPSVDRTCEIDALRRGAVLRPLSTRVDAGGKGVNVARALHAAGAPNVAVLPVGGHEGAQLVDLLAAAGLRTRTVPIAGAIRANVTIAEPDGTTTKLNEPGPVLDADEVAALQAALLDEARTASWAVLSGSLPPGCPVDLYARLTVALHAAGVRVALDCDGEVLQAALPAGPDLVKPNRTELAQATGLEVHSAPDAVRAAHALRELGARAVLASLGSRGAVLLDDSGEHHAHAAVDAPRSTVGAGDAALAGFLAAGAHGPDALDVAVAYGAAAVALPGSRMPTPADLRPDAVRRLPVRSQEALS from the coding sequence ATGACCGTCGTCACGCTCACCGCCAACCCGTCGGTCGACCGCACCTGCGAGATCGACGCGCTGCGTCGCGGCGCCGTCCTGCGGCCGCTCTCCACCCGCGTCGACGCGGGCGGCAAGGGCGTCAACGTCGCCCGCGCGCTGCACGCCGCCGGCGCCCCGAACGTGGCGGTGCTGCCCGTCGGCGGCCACGAGGGCGCGCAGCTCGTCGACCTCCTCGCCGCCGCCGGCCTGCGCACCCGCACCGTCCCGATCGCCGGCGCGATCCGCGCCAACGTGACGATCGCCGAGCCCGACGGCACCACCACGAAGCTCAACGAGCCGGGTCCCGTGCTCGACGCCGACGAGGTCGCCGCGCTGCAGGCCGCCCTGCTCGACGAGGCGCGCACCGCCTCCTGGGCCGTGCTCTCCGGCAGCCTGCCCCCCGGCTGTCCCGTCGACCTCTACGCCCGCCTGACCGTGGCGCTGCACGCCGCGGGCGTGCGGGTCGCGCTGGACTGCGACGGCGAGGTCCTCCAGGCCGCGCTGCCCGCCGGCCCCGACCTCGTCAAGCCCAACCGCACCGAGCTCGCGCAGGCCACCGGCCTGGAGGTCCACTCCGCGCCCGACGCCGTGCGAGCCGCCCACGCCCTGCGCGAGCTCGGGGCGCGCGCCGTCCTCGCGAGCCTCGGCTCCCGCGGCGCCGTGCTGCTCGACGACAGCGGCGAGCACCACGCCCACGCCGCCGTCGACGCGCCGCGCAGCACGGTCGGGGCCGGCGACGCCGCGCTCGCCGGCTTCCTCGCCGCCGGCGCCCACGGGCCCGACGCCCTCGACGTTGCCGTCGCCTACGGCGCGGCCGCCGTCGCGCTCCCCGGCAGCCGCATGCCGACCCCCGCCGACCTTCGTCCCGACGCCGTACGCCGGCTCCCCGTCCGATCCCAGGAGGCCCTGTCGTGA
- a CDS encoding TetR/AcrR family transcriptional regulator: protein MTEVARPGRAARRLPRAERRAQLLSAARAVLARTGVDGFSLEEVAREAGVAASLPRHYFSSSERLLVVAVLDAVQQATAPLVAAEGDVQERLREWIDVLAADPWIHGIWMHSAGVHPEIDDAVRRRRRELVERAAGRPWSALSRADQLRGLGWIGACDAITAEWVADGAHDGTRLVAALTDVSRRMGLGVG, encoded by the coding sequence GTGACCGAGGTCGCTCGCCCGGGGCGCGCCGCGCGGCGCCTGCCCCGGGCGGAGCGCCGCGCGCAGCTGCTGTCCGCCGCGCGCGCGGTGCTCGCGCGCACCGGGGTCGACGGCTTCTCGCTCGAGGAGGTCGCCCGCGAGGCGGGCGTCGCCGCGTCGTTGCCCCGGCACTACTTCTCGAGCTCCGAGCGCCTGCTCGTCGTCGCCGTCCTGGACGCCGTCCAGCAGGCCACCGCGCCGCTCGTCGCCGCCGAGGGCGACGTCCAGGAGCGGCTGCGCGAGTGGATCGACGTGCTCGCCGCCGACCCGTGGATCCACGGGATCTGGATGCACTCCGCCGGCGTGCACCCCGAGATCGACGACGCCGTGCGCCGCCGCCGCCGCGAGCTCGTCGAGCGCGCCGCGGGCCGCCCGTGGTCCGCGCTCTCGCGCGCCGACCAGCTGCGCGGGCTGGGCTGGATCGGCGCGTGCGACGCGATCACCGCCGAGTGGGTCGCCGACGGCGCCCACGACGGCACCCGGCTCGTCGCCGCGCTGACCGACGTGTCGCGGCGCATGGGCCTCGGCGTCGGCTGA
- a CDS encoding HPr family phosphocarrier protein, with amino-acid sequence MSERLVKVGSRVGLHARPASLFVQAAAAQPAVVTIGRPDGDAVDARSILGVLGLGAAHGDEVVLRAEGEGADVAVAALAELVASDLDAVQ; translated from the coding sequence ATGAGTGAGCGCCTCGTGAAGGTCGGCTCGCGGGTCGGCCTGCACGCCCGCCCCGCCAGCCTGTTCGTCCAGGCCGCCGCCGCCCAGCCGGCCGTGGTCACGATCGGCCGGCCCGACGGTGACGCCGTCGACGCCCGCAGCATCCTCGGCGTCCTCGGCCTCGGGGCCGCGCACGGCGACGAGGTCGTCCTGCGGGCCGAGGGGGAGGGCGCGGACGTCGCCGTCGCCGCCCTCGCCGAGCTCGTCGCGTCCGACCTCGACGCGGTGCAGTAG
- a CDS encoding ArsR/SmtB family transcription factor has protein sequence MSTDESPGQEQVSAVFAALADPTRRRVVETLLRDGTTSVPALTETLPITRQAVAKHVAILDDAGLVERVPGGVGREVRYRLREEALVPAATWMAQADRAWAGRLARLKDVVEGRTGG, from the coding sequence GTGAGCACCGACGAGAGTCCCGGGCAGGAGCAGGTCAGCGCGGTGTTCGCCGCGCTCGCCGACCCGACCCGCCGACGCGTCGTCGAGACGCTCCTGCGCGACGGCACGACCTCCGTCCCGGCGCTGACCGAGACGCTGCCGATCACGCGGCAGGCGGTCGCCAAGCACGTCGCGATCCTTGACGACGCCGGCCTCGTCGAGCGCGTGCCCGGCGGCGTCGGACGGGAGGTCCGCTACCGGCTGCGCGAGGAGGCGCTCGTGCCTGCCGCGACGTGGATGGCACAGGCCGACCGGGCCTGGGCGGGCCGCCTCGCCCGGCTGAAGGACGTCGTCGAGGGGCGCACCGGGGGCTGA
- a CDS encoding cytochrome P450, which translates to MSSATAAPADLSTLDLGDHAHWTDGPPYELFAQMRREQPVHWSPNDRFPDEDGFWSVTRADLVHAATRDFTTFSSERRGIFLVDDVGVPLDVQRLQMISMDPPRHDRMKKLVGKAFTPGRIAEHEHVVRRIVQTVLDRFTDHDHVDLVTDIAQPVPARVIGSLLGTPESDDRRLVHWTNVATAFEDPAIRATWGDSLEEIMQVVAYIEAVRQERVEHLGDDLLSALITAEVDGDRLTEMEIATFFVLLLAAGNDSTRATYSATMLALMEDEEQRRLLVEDPSRIPAAVEEGLRCFPAFGMMGRAATRDVELGGAQIREGDRVLLWYIASNRDPALYPDRPDAFDLTREGLDRHQAFGAGGRHFCLGASLARMELRIWIEETLARWPDMRLDGDPTRIRSLFLNQYTHIPVALR; encoded by the coding sequence ATGAGCTCCGCGACCGCCGCCCCCGCCGACCTGTCGACGCTCGACCTCGGCGACCACGCCCACTGGACCGACGGGCCCCCGTACGAGCTGTTCGCGCAGATGCGCCGCGAGCAGCCCGTCCACTGGAGCCCGAACGACCGCTTCCCCGACGAGGACGGGTTCTGGTCGGTCACCCGCGCCGACCTCGTCCACGCCGCGACGCGCGACTTCACGACCTTCTCCTCCGAGCGGCGCGGCATCTTCCTCGTCGACGACGTCGGGGTCCCGCTGGACGTCCAGCGCCTGCAGATGATCTCGATGGACCCGCCCCGGCACGACCGCATGAAGAAGCTCGTCGGCAAGGCGTTCACCCCCGGCCGCATCGCCGAGCACGAGCACGTCGTGCGGCGGATCGTCCAGACCGTCCTGGACCGCTTCACCGACCACGACCACGTCGACCTCGTCACCGACATCGCCCAGCCCGTCCCCGCGCGCGTGATCGGCTCGCTCCTGGGTACCCCCGAGTCCGACGACCGCCGGCTCGTCCACTGGACGAACGTCGCCACCGCGTTCGAGGACCCGGCCATCCGGGCGACCTGGGGCGACTCGCTCGAGGAGATCATGCAGGTCGTCGCCTACATCGAGGCCGTCCGCCAGGAGCGGGTCGAGCACCTCGGCGACGACCTCCTGTCGGCCCTCATCACCGCCGAGGTCGATGGCGACCGGCTCACCGAGATGGAGATCGCCACCTTCTTCGTCCTGCTGCTCGCCGCGGGCAACGACTCGACCCGCGCGACCTACAGCGCGACGATGCTCGCCCTGATGGAGGACGAGGAGCAGCGTCGGCTGCTCGTGGAGGACCCCTCGCGCATCCCGGCCGCCGTCGAGGAGGGCCTGCGCTGCTTCCCGGCCTTCGGGATGATGGGTCGCGCCGCGACCCGGGACGTCGAGCTCGGCGGCGCGCAGATCCGCGAGGGCGACCGCGTCCTGCTCTGGTACATCGCCAGCAACCGCGACCCGGCCCTCTACCCCGACCGCCCGGACGCCTTCGACCTCACGCGCGAGGGCCTGGACCGCCACCAGGCGTTCGGCGCCGGCGGCCGCCACTTCTGCCTCGGCGCGTCGCTCGCCCGGATGGAGCTGCGGATCTGGATCGAGGAGACGCTCGCCCGCTGGCCGGACATGCGCCTCGACGGCGACCCCACGCGCATCCGGTCGCTGTTCCTCAACCAGTACACGCACATCCCGGTCGCCCTGCGGTAG
- a CDS encoding TetR/AcrR family transcriptional regulator → MALLEKRTREDPRRGETERAFLAATEALLAEGASFADLNVSRIAKRAGRTRTAFYAHFEDRRDLLVRLVEDFATEIHGVTSAHWDQPLALADVRRVVADLLGTFRAHAPLVRALVEASGYDPEIRAYWSGTIERFVGLAEERLRRDGRPPAAATATAQALVWMTERTAYQQVVAEDPAVADRTLIAALAEIWERTLNG, encoded by the coding sequence GTGGCCCTGCTCGAGAAGCGCACGCGCGAGGACCCCCGCCGGGGGGAGACCGAGCGCGCGTTCCTCGCCGCGACCGAGGCGCTCCTCGCCGAGGGCGCCTCGTTCGCCGACCTGAACGTCAGCCGCATCGCCAAGCGCGCGGGACGCACCCGCACCGCGTTCTACGCGCACTTCGAGGATCGCCGCGACCTGCTCGTGCGCCTCGTCGAGGACTTCGCCACCGAGATCCACGGCGTCACCAGCGCGCACTGGGACCAGCCGCTCGCGCTCGCCGACGTGCGCCGCGTCGTCGCCGACCTGCTGGGCACCTTCCGCGCCCACGCCCCGCTCGTGCGCGCGCTCGTCGAGGCGTCGGGCTACGACCCGGAGATCCGCGCCTACTGGTCGGGGACGATCGAGCGCTTCGTCGGGCTCGCCGAGGAGCGGCTGCGGCGCGACGGTCGCCCGCCGGCCGCCGCCACCGCGACCGCCCAGGCGCTCGTGTGGATGACGGAGCGCACCGCCTACCAGCAGGTCGTCGCCGAGGACCCCGCCGTCGCCGATCGCACGCTCATCGCCGCACTCGCCGAGATCTGGGAGCGCACGCTCAACGGCTGA
- a CDS encoding acyl-CoA dehydrogenase family protein, whose protein sequence is MAITLAPGARRPLFDDVHDDYRESFRRFLKAEVVPHHEQWQHDHITSRELYTKAAEHGFLAMAVPEEYGGSGVDDWRFNAVLSEEAAYAGVQSSWMGPNVHNDLGLPYLRAAANEEQKERWYPGVASGESILALAMTEPGTGSDLSAISTKAKRDGDHYIVNGGKTFISNGINADLVVTAVRTGDDPHRGLSMIVIERGMDGFERGNQIHKRGQHANDTAELFFNDCKVPVENLLGEEGTGFAQLMAHLIPERLGLAVSSIACAEAALDLTLDYVKERKAFGKPIGSFQNSRFVLADLHTKVTITRAFMDQTIQKYVDGTCTVPEAAMAKFWTTDLLSEVTDACVQLFGGYGYTTEYKISEMWADARVNRIYAGTNEIMKELVGRSLGL, encoded by the coding sequence ATGGCCATCACGCTCGCCCCCGGCGCGCGCCGCCCGCTGTTCGACGACGTCCACGACGACTACCGCGAGAGCTTCCGGCGCTTCCTCAAGGCCGAGGTCGTCCCGCACCACGAGCAGTGGCAGCACGACCACATCACCTCGCGCGAGCTCTACACGAAGGCCGCCGAGCACGGCTTCCTCGCGATGGCCGTGCCGGAGGAGTACGGCGGCTCCGGCGTCGACGACTGGCGCTTCAACGCCGTCCTCTCCGAGGAGGCCGCCTACGCCGGCGTGCAGTCCTCGTGGATGGGCCCGAACGTCCACAACGACCTCGGCCTGCCGTACCTCCGCGCCGCCGCCAACGAGGAGCAGAAGGAGCGCTGGTACCCCGGCGTCGCCTCCGGCGAGTCCATCCTCGCGCTCGCGATGACCGAGCCCGGCACCGGCTCCGACCTGTCGGCGATCAGCACGAAGGCCAAGCGCGACGGCGACCACTACATCGTCAACGGCGGCAAGACCTTCATCTCCAACGGCATCAACGCCGACCTCGTCGTCACCGCCGTGCGCACCGGCGACGACCCGCACCGCGGCCTCTCGATGATCGTCATCGAGCGTGGCATGGACGGGTTCGAGCGCGGCAACCAGATCCACAAGCGCGGCCAGCACGCCAACGACACGGCCGAGCTGTTCTTCAACGACTGCAAGGTCCCGGTCGAGAACCTCCTCGGCGAGGAGGGCACGGGCTTCGCGCAGCTCATGGCCCACCTGATCCCCGAGCGCCTGGGCCTGGCCGTCAGCTCGATCGCCTGCGCCGAGGCCGCCCTCGACCTGACGCTCGACTACGTCAAGGAGCGCAAGGCGTTCGGCAAGCCGATCGGCTCGTTCCAGAACTCGCGCTTCGTGCTCGCCGACCTCCACACGAAGGTCACGATCACCCGCGCGTTCATGGACCAGACGATCCAGAAGTACGTCGACGGCACCTGCACCGTGCCCGAGGCCGCGATGGCGAAGTTCTGGACCACCGACCTGCTGTCCGAGGTCACCGACGCGTGCGTCCAGCTGTTCGGCGGCTACGGCTACACCACCGAGTACAAGATCAGCGAGATGTGGGCCGACGCGCGCGTCAACCGCATCTACGCCGGCACCAACGAGATCATGAAGGAGCTCGTCGGTCGCAGCCTCGGGCTGTGA
- a CDS encoding MarR family transcriptional regulator, whose translation MIARTARWLRHAGAEEVTLLGPTLTAALATVERHGPLAPSELADRERIRRPSATRIVAKLEEHDLVTRTPDPADGRSCRVAITEPGRDHLQAIRSRKDAVLARRLAELSAEDRATLDRAADILERLVDRR comes from the coding sequence GTGATCGCCCGCACCGCCCGCTGGCTGCGCCACGCGGGCGCCGAGGAGGTCACGCTCCTGGGCCCGACGCTCACCGCCGCGCTCGCCACCGTCGAGCGCCACGGCCCGCTCGCCCCGAGCGAGCTCGCCGACCGCGAGCGCATCCGCCGGCCCTCCGCGACCCGGATCGTCGCCAAGCTCGAGGAGCACGACCTCGTCACCCGCACCCCGGACCCGGCCGACGGCCGCTCCTGCCGGGTCGCGATCACCGAGCCCGGCCGCGACCACCTGCAGGCGATCCGCTCGCGCAAGGACGCCGTGCTCGCCCGGCGCCTCGCCGAGCTCAGCGCCGAGGACCGCGCCACCCTCGACCGTGCCGCCGACATCCTGGAGCGGCTCGTGGACCGCCGATGA
- a CDS encoding calcium-binding protein, giving the protein MNFITDRRKATAGALAALMLVPASAFAANIDGGAGNERLRGTNAADVINGNAGNDRIFGFAADDKLNGGSGNDRVFAADGNDTLFGGPGNDWLNGGKGNDTITGDANNTGDRTSFDRLYGASGDDTLRGGDSRDWVYGGSGNDTSFGESGNDKMAGGTGDDRQEGGAGDDVIYANAGTDTSIGGDGNDTLWALARSDVQPGPGGEVDQVGDTLDGGNGNDRFRTRDGEVDRITCGAGTDRAFLDNVDVIADATAENPNGSCEQVERKDPKPRESASEDVQSAPAAEKVSS; this is encoded by the coding sequence ATGAACTTCATCACCGACCGCCGCAAGGCCACCGCCGGCGCCCTCGCCGCCCTCATGCTCGTGCCGGCCTCGGCCTTCGCCGCGAACATCGACGGTGGTGCCGGGAACGAGCGGCTGCGCGGGACCAACGCCGCCGACGTGATCAACGGCAACGCCGGCAACGACCGCATCTTCGGCTTCGCGGCCGACGACAAGCTGAACGGCGGCTCCGGCAACGACCGCGTGTTCGCGGCCGACGGCAACGACACGCTGTTCGGCGGGCCCGGCAACGACTGGCTCAACGGCGGCAAGGGCAACGACACCATCACCGGCGACGCCAACAACACCGGTGACCGCACCTCGTTCGACCGCCTCTACGGCGCCTCGGGCGACGACACGCTGCGCGGCGGCGACTCCCGTGACTGGGTGTACGGCGGCTCGGGCAACGACACGTCCTTCGGCGAGTCGGGCAACGACAAGATGGCCGGCGGGACCGGCGACGACCGCCAGGAGGGCGGCGCGGGCGACGACGTCATCTACGCCAACGCCGGCACCGACACGAGCATCGGCGGCGACGGCAACGACACGCTGTGGGCGCTCGCGCGGTCCGACGTGCAGCCCGGTCCGGGCGGCGAGGTCGACCAGGTCGGCGACACGCTCGACGGCGGCAACGGCAACGACCGCTTCCGCACCCGCGACGGCGAGGTCGACCGCATCACCTGTGGCGCGGGCACCGACCGCGCGTTCCTCGACAACGTCGACGTGATCGCCGACGCGACGGCCGAGAACCCCAACGGCTCGTGCGAGCAGGTCGAGCGCAAGGACCCCAAGCCGCGTGAGTCCGCCTCGGAGGACGTCCAGTCCGCCCCGGCGGCCGAGAAGGTCAGCTCCTAG
- a CDS encoding DeoR/GlpR family DNA-binding transcription regulator yields the protein MYAEERQAAIVEQARSRGRVEVAGLAQELNVTTETVRRDLSVLERHGVLRRVHGGAIPVERLGFEPGLADRDRAMSDEKERIARAALAEVPAEGAILLDAGTTTARLAEILPAEATLTVVTNSLPIALTLSSRPNLTVLTVGGRIRGRTAAMVDAWALRVLEDTLVDVAFVGTNGLSVERGLTTPDTAEAAVKRAMLRAARHTVVLADHTKIGNDHFARFGDTGDIDVLITDRGIDPDQAGSLEACGIRVDRA from the coding sequence ATGTACGCAGAGGAACGACAGGCAGCGATCGTCGAGCAGGCCCGGTCCCGCGGGCGCGTCGAGGTCGCCGGCCTGGCCCAGGAGCTGAACGTCACGACGGAGACCGTCCGGCGCGACCTCAGCGTCCTCGAGCGCCACGGCGTCCTGCGCCGCGTCCACGGCGGGGCGATCCCCGTCGAGCGGCTCGGCTTCGAGCCCGGCCTCGCCGACCGCGACCGGGCGATGAGCGACGAGAAGGAGCGGATCGCCCGCGCCGCCCTCGCCGAGGTGCCCGCCGAGGGCGCGATCCTGCTCGACGCCGGGACCACCACCGCGCGGCTCGCCGAGATCCTCCCCGCCGAGGCGACGCTCACGGTCGTCACCAATAGCCTGCCGATCGCGCTCACCCTCTCCTCGCGGCCGAACCTCACCGTCCTCACCGTCGGCGGACGCATCCGCGGCCGCACCGCCGCGATGGTCGACGCCTGGGCCCTGCGGGTCCTCGAGGACACGCTCGTCGACGTCGCCTTCGTCGGCACGAACGGCCTCAGCGTCGAGCGGGGGCTCACCACCCCGGACACCGCCGAGGCCGCGGTCAAGCGCGCGATGCTCCGCGCCGCCCGCCACACCGTCGTGCTCGCCGACCACACGAAGATCGGCAACGACCACTTCGCGCGGTTCGGCGACACCGGCGACATCGACGTCCTCATCACCGACCGCGGCATCGACCCCGACCAGGCCGGCTCGCTGGAGGCCTGCGGCATCCGCGTGGACCGGGCATGA
- the ptsP gene encoding phosphoenolpyruvate--protein phosphotransferase, whose protein sequence is MASLEHHGLGVSAGIAVGPVARLAPGPQLPAHDAPVADTAAEARRATAALEAVAADLEARAATAGGEAADVLTAQALMARDPMLASGIADRVTGGRDAPHAVDAALAEHRAALVALGGYMAERVADLDDLRTRAIAHLLGVPMPGVPDPGHPFVLVATDLAPADTATLDRDRVVAIVTERGGPTDHTAILAKSLGIPAVVACAAAAGLHDGDELLVDGGVGRIVVGPDRAQVADAQRAAQELAARRAGSHGPGRTADGHPVRLLVNIGGPADVDSAGVPGAQGVGLFRTEFLFLDRATAPTRDEQEALYREVFTAFAGRRVIVRTLDVGADKPLAYVDQPDEANPALGVRGLRLARRDPGLLTEQLLAIAAAAAGTDAEVGVMAPMVATAAEARDFAAVAREHGIDRVGVMVEVPAAALCATEILQHVDFVSLGTNDLAQYTLGADRLAGELADLLDPWQPAVLRLVAMVGEAGLAHDKPVGVCGEAASDPELALVLTGLGVSSLSMAAACLPDVRATLAAHTLEQCRALAQLALAAPSAPDARAAVHAAVRGEGAAVASG, encoded by the coding sequence ATGGCCTCCCTCGAGCACCACGGCCTGGGCGTCAGCGCCGGCATCGCGGTCGGGCCGGTCGCCCGGCTCGCACCCGGCCCGCAGCTCCCGGCCCACGACGCGCCGGTCGCCGACACGGCGGCCGAGGCGCGGCGCGCGACCGCGGCGCTCGAGGCGGTCGCCGCCGACCTGGAGGCCCGGGCCGCGACGGCCGGCGGCGAGGCCGCCGACGTGCTGACGGCGCAGGCCCTCATGGCCCGCGACCCGATGCTCGCCTCGGGCATCGCCGACCGCGTGACGGGCGGCCGCGACGCGCCGCACGCGGTCGACGCGGCGCTCGCCGAGCACCGTGCCGCGCTCGTCGCGCTCGGCGGCTACATGGCCGAGCGCGTCGCCGACCTCGACGACCTGCGGACCCGCGCGATCGCGCACCTGCTCGGCGTGCCGATGCCCGGCGTCCCCGACCCGGGGCACCCGTTCGTCCTCGTCGCGACCGACCTCGCGCCCGCCGACACGGCGACCCTCGACCGCGACCGCGTCGTCGCGATCGTCACCGAGCGCGGCGGGCCCACCGATCACACCGCGATCCTCGCGAAGTCGCTCGGCATCCCCGCCGTGGTCGCCTGCGCGGCCGCGGCCGGCCTGCACGACGGCGACGAGCTGCTCGTCGACGGGGGCGTCGGGCGGATCGTCGTCGGCCCCGACCGCGCGCAGGTCGCCGACGCGCAGCGCGCCGCCCAGGAGCTCGCCGCGCGTCGCGCGGGTTCGCACGGCCCCGGGCGCACCGCGGACGGTCACCCGGTCCGCCTGCTCGTGAACATCGGCGGCCCGGCCGACGTCGACAGCGCCGGGGTCCCCGGGGCGCAGGGCGTCGGCCTGTTCCGCACCGAGTTCCTCTTCCTGGACCGGGCGACCGCCCCGACCCGCGACGAGCAGGAGGCCCTCTACCGGGAGGTCTTCACCGCGTTCGCCGGCCGCCGCGTGATCGTGCGGACGCTCGACGTCGGCGCCGACAAGCCGCTCGCGTACGTCGACCAGCCCGACGAGGCCAACCCGGCGCTCGGCGTCCGCGGCCTGCGGCTCGCGCGCCGCGACCCCGGGCTGCTGACCGAGCAGCTCCTCGCGATCGCCGCGGCCGCCGCCGGGACCGACGCCGAGGTCGGCGTGATGGCCCCGATGGTCGCGACCGCCGCCGAGGCGCGGGACTTCGCGGCGGTCGCCCGCGAGCACGGCATCGACCGCGTCGGCGTCATGGTCGAGGTCCCGGCCGCCGCCCTGTGCGCGACCGAGATCCTGCAGCACGTCGACTTCGTCAGCCTCGGCACGAACGACCTCGCCCAGTACACGCTGGGCGCGGACCGGCTGGCGGGCGAGCTCGCCGACCTGCTCGACCCGTGGCAGCCCGCGGTCCTGCGGCTCGTCGCGATGGTCGGCGAGGCCGGCCTGGCCCACGACAAGCCCGTCGGGGTCTGCGGCGAGGCGGCGTCCGATCCGGAGCTCGCGCTCGTGCTGACCGGCCTGGGCGTCTCGTCCCTGTCGATGGCGGCCGCCTGCCTGCCCGACGTCCGCGCGACGCTCGCCGCGCACACGCTCGAGCAGTGCCGCGCGCTGGCGCAGCTCGCGCTCGCCGCGCCGTCGGCGCCCGACGCGCGCGCGGCCGTCCACGCCGCCGTTCGCGGGGAGGGCGCCGCGGTCGCGTCGGGCTAG